The following proteins are encoded in a genomic region of Galbibacter sp. BG1:
- the efp gene encoding elongation factor P, with translation MASTSDIRKGLCIRYNHDIYKIIEFLHVKPGKGPAFVRTKLKSVTTGKVLDNTFSAGHKIEDVRVETRSYQFLYAEGDTFHFMNTDDYNQIMLQKEALDTPDLLKEGEVVTILFNTEDSMPLSVDMPAHVTLEVTHTEPGVKGNTATNATKPATVETGATINVPLFINEGDRIKIDTEKSSYMERAKE, from the coding sequence ATGGCATCTACATCAGATATTAGAAAAGGTTTATGTATTCGTTACAATCACGATATTTATAAAATTATTGAATTCTTGCACGTAAAGCCAGGAAAAGGACCTGCTTTTGTAAGAACCAAGCTTAAAAGTGTTACTACTGGAAAAGTATTGGACAATACATTTTCTGCAGGGCATAAAATTGAAGATGTTCGTGTGGAAACGCGTTCTTATCAGTTTTTATATGCTGAAGGGGATACCTTCCATTTTATGAATACCGATGATTACAACCAAATAATGCTTCAGAAAGAGGCCTTAGACACACCAGATCTTTTAAAAGAAGGTGAAGTGGTTACCATTTTATTCAACACGGAAGACAGCATGCCACTTTCTGTAGATATGCCAGCGCATGTAACTCTAGAGGTTACCCATACCGAGCCTGGTGTTAAAGGGAATACGGCTACTAATGCTACAAAGCCGGCTACCGTTGAAACTGGAGCGACAATTAATGTTCCTTTGTTTATTAATGAGGGGGATAGAATAAAAATCGATACCGAAAAGAGTTCCTACATGGAGCGTGCAAAGGAATGA
- the lpxA gene encoding acyl-ACP--UDP-N-acetylglucosamine O-acyltransferase gives MNQPLAYVHPGAKIAKNVVIEPFATINNNVVIGEGTWIGSNVTIMEGARIGKNCNIFPGAVISAIPQDLKYNDEETTAEIGDNTTIRECVTINRGTTDRMKTVIGKNCWIMAYSHIAHDCFVGDHCIFSNNSTLAGHITVGDYVVLAGMTAVHQFCSIGNHAFVTGGSLVRKDVPPYAKAAREPLSYVGINSVGLRRRGFSTEKIREIQDIYRILYQKNYNNSQAVEIIEAEMEATPERDEILQFIKDSQRGIMKGYFSSSSNH, from the coding sequence ATGAATCAGCCGCTAGCATATGTACATCCGGGCGCTAAAATTGCCAAAAATGTGGTAATCGAGCCTTTTGCTACCATTAACAACAATGTGGTTATTGGAGAAGGAACCTGGATAGGAAGTAATGTAACAATCATGGAAGGAGCACGTATTGGTAAAAATTGTAATATTTTTCCGGGTGCCGTCATCTCTGCAATTCCGCAGGATTTAAAATATAATGATGAGGAAACCACTGCCGAAATAGGGGACAACACCACTATTCGCGAGTGTGTAACCATTAATAGGGGAACTACCGATAGAATGAAAACCGTTATCGGTAAAAATTGTTGGATTATGGCTTACAGTCATATTGCGCACGATTGTTTTGTGGGCGATCATTGTATTTTTTCCAACAATAGTACGTTGGCAGGCCACATCACCGTAGGGGACTATGTGGTGTTGGCGGGAATGACTGCCGTGCATCAATTCTGTTCCATTGGAAACCATGCCTTTGTAACTGGGGGTTCTTTGGTTAGAAAAGATGTTCCTCCTTATGCAAAAGCAGCTAGGGAGCCTTTGTCTTATGTGGGGATTAACTCCGTAGGTTTAAGAAGAAGAGGGTTTTCAACAGAAAAAATAAGGGAAATACAAGATATCTACCGAATTTTATATCAAAAGAATTATAACAATTCACAAGCTGTGGAAATTATTGAAGCTGAAATGGAGGCGACTCCCGAGCGTGATGAAATTCTTCAATTTATAAAAGATTCCCAACGCGGAATTATGAAAGGTTATTTTAGTTCAAGTTCAAATCATTAA
- a CDS encoding bifunctional UDP-3-O-[3-hydroxymyristoyl] N-acetylglucosamine deacetylase/3-hydroxyacyl-ACP dehydratase — MSDQVIKQTTIAKEISLKGVGLHTGMEVTMKFKPAPENHGYAFKRVDLEGQPVIEADANYVVNTQRGTNLEKMGVKIQTSEHVLAALVGLEIDNVLIELDAPEPPIMDGSSKYFIEALKKAGVVTQDAEREEFIITDVISYTDEDSGSEITIIPSDEYQVTTMVDFGTKVLGTQNATLKHLSEFETEIADSRTFSFLHEIETLLEHGLIKGGDLNNAIVYVDKELSEETMEKLRVAFNKENISVKPNGILDNLTLHHPNEAARHKLLDVIGDLALIGTRVRGKVIANKPGHYVNTQFAKKLSKIIKLEKRNKVPKVDLNQPPLMDINKIMQMLPHRPPFLLVDRILELSDTHVVGMKNVTMNEPYFVGHFPGAPIMPGVLQVEAMAQTGGILVLSTVPDPENYLTYFMKIDNVKFKQQVQPGDTLIFKMELISPIRRGICHMQAYAYANGKLATEAELMAQIVKVKESEE; from the coding sequence ATGAGTGATCAGGTTATAAAACAAACCACCATAGCCAAAGAGATTTCTCTCAAAGGGGTAGGGTTGCATACAGGAATGGAGGTAACCATGAAATTTAAACCAGCTCCCGAGAATCATGGATATGCATTTAAGCGTGTAGATTTAGAAGGGCAGCCTGTAATTGAAGCCGATGCAAATTATGTGGTAAATACCCAAAGAGGTACCAATTTGGAAAAAATGGGGGTTAAGATTCAAACCTCAGAGCATGTTTTGGCTGCTTTGGTCGGTTTGGAAATTGACAATGTGTTGATTGAATTGGATGCTCCAGAACCTCCAATAATGGATGGTTCTTCTAAATATTTTATTGAAGCATTAAAAAAAGCAGGGGTAGTAACTCAAGATGCCGAGAGGGAAGAGTTTATAATCACCGATGTGATTTCTTATACAGATGAAGATTCTGGTAGTGAAATTACCATTATCCCTTCCGACGAGTATCAAGTGACTACTATGGTAGACTTTGGCACTAAAGTGTTGGGTACCCAAAATGCCACGTTAAAGCATTTATCGGAATTTGAAACGGAAATAGCAGATTCTAGAACCTTCAGTTTTTTACACGAAATAGAAACCTTGTTGGAACACGGACTTATTAAAGGAGGTGATCTTAACAATGCCATTGTGTATGTAGACAAGGAACTCTCTGAAGAAACCATGGAAAAACTTCGTGTAGCCTTTAATAAGGAGAATATTTCTGTTAAACCAAACGGGATCCTGGATAATTTAACGCTGCACCATCCCAATGAGGCTGCTAGGCATAAGTTATTGGATGTAATTGGGGATTTGGCTTTAATAGGCACGCGTGTGCGCGGAAAAGTTATTGCCAATAAGCCAGGACATTACGTAAATACACAGTTTGCCAAAAAGCTTTCTAAAATAATTAAACTGGAAAAACGCAATAAAGTTCCAAAAGTGGATTTAAATCAACCACCGTTGATGGATATCAATAAAATTATGCAGATGTTGCCGCACAGGCCACCTTTCTTATTGGTAGACCGTATTTTGGAATTATCCGATACCCATGTGGTGGGTATGAAAAACGTAACCATGAACGAGCCTTATTTTGTGGGGCATTTTCCAGGCGCACCTATTATGCCGGGAGTGCTTCAAGTAGAAGCGATGGCGCAAACAGGAGGGATTTTAGTATTGAGTACAGTTCCAGACCCCGAAAACTACCTTACCTATTTCATGAAAATAGATAATGTGAAATTTAAACAACAAGTGCAACCGGGGGATACCCTTATTTTTAAAATGGAATTGATATCCCCAATTAGAAGAGGTATTTGCCATATGCAGGCATACGCCTATGCTAATGGTAAACTTGCAACAGAAGCAGAGCTAATGGCTCAAATAGTAAAAGTTAAAGAATCAGAAGAATGA
- the lpxD gene encoding UDP-3-O-(3-hydroxymyristoyl)glucosamine N-acyltransferase yields the protein MKFTATQIAGILEGEIVGDPEVEVSKLSKIEEGTEGSLTFLANPKYTSYIYSTRASITIVNKSFKVEQEISTTLIKVEDAYKSFSKLLEYYNQVKLNKTGIEQPVFLSETATYGKELYMGAFTYVGDNVKIGENVKIYPNVYIGDNVSIGDNVIIFAGAKIYSESIVGKNCVIHSGCVIGADGFGFSPNENGEFQKVPQTGNVILEDYVDIGAGTTIDRATLGSTIIRRGVKLDNQIQIAHNVEIGENTVIAAQTGIAGSTKIGKNCMIGGQVGIVGHIVIGDRVRIQAQSGIGRNIKDEEVLQGSPALNYGDYNKSYVHFKNLPKVVDRINQLEKK from the coding sequence ATGAAATTTACAGCAACACAAATAGCGGGAATATTAGAAGGTGAAATTGTGGGCGATCCAGAAGTGGAAGTGTCCAAACTTTCTAAGATCGAAGAAGGAACAGAAGGGTCTCTAACTTTTTTAGCAAACCCAAAGTACACCTCATATATATATTCAACAAGAGCATCTATAACTATTGTCAATAAATCGTTTAAGGTAGAGCAGGAAATTTCTACCACGCTTATAAAGGTAGAGGATGCTTATAAATCGTTTTCGAAATTATTGGAATATTACAATCAGGTAAAACTGAATAAAACAGGAATCGAACAACCTGTTTTTCTATCGGAAACGGCCACTTACGGTAAGGAACTTTATATGGGGGCTTTCACATATGTTGGGGATAATGTTAAAATAGGGGAGAATGTAAAAATTTATCCCAATGTATATATAGGAGACAATGTTAGCATAGGGGACAATGTAATTATTTTTGCCGGTGCTAAAATATATTCTGAGTCCATTGTGGGTAAGAATTGCGTAATTCATAGTGGTTGCGTGATTGGTGCAGACGGATTCGGGTTTTCGCCGAATGAAAATGGAGAGTTCCAAAAAGTACCGCAAACAGGAAATGTAATTTTAGAAGATTATGTAGATATTGGTGCTGGTACCACAATAGACAGGGCCACTTTAGGCTCTACGATTATTCGTAGGGGCGTTAAGCTCGATAACCAAATACAAATAGCGCACAACGTAGAGATTGGTGAAAATACGGTAATAGCTGCCCAAACCGGTATTGCAGGTTCTACCAAAATAGGTAAAAACTGTATGATCGGTGGTCAAGTAGGTATTGTAGGGCATATTGTTATAGGAGATCGAGTTAGGATTCAAGCGCAATCTGGTATTGGAAGAAATATAAAAGACGAAGAAGTGTTACAGGGTTCACCTGCCTTAAATTATGGTGACTACAACAAGTCGTATGTGCACTTTAAAAATTTACCAAAAGTAGTAGACAGAATTAATCAACTAGAAAAAAAGTAA
- a CDS encoding HD domain-containing protein: MNTANKLKIFNDPIYGFITIPNELIFDLIEHKYFQRLRRISQMGLSYLVYPGAHHTRFHHAIGCMHLMQKAVQVLRFKGVEISEDEEKALLAAILLHDIGHGPFSHAMEHSIVNGISHEHISLKFMEALNAEFNGSLTLAIQIFKGDYHRKFMYQLISGQLDMDRVDYLKRDSFYTGVSEGNINSERIISMLNVVDDSLVVEEKGIYSVEKFLVARRLMYWQVFLHKTSLAAEQLLIRILQRAKQLHHGGKKLHASTALQFFLDNEIGKNDFTDEILEIFSRLDDVDILSAMKEWQYNEDFVLSNLCKILLNRDLLKIKIKKKPIKEKKITEHINEFTNKYKVTEEDARYFVFSGLIENQAYYLDKQNIHILMKSRKIVDVAKASDQFNLKALSKPVTKYYMCYPKK, encoded by the coding sequence TTGAACACAGCAAACAAGCTTAAAATATTCAACGATCCAATTTACGGATTTATTACCATTCCCAATGAACTGATCTTTGATTTAATTGAACACAAATACTTTCAACGTTTGCGCAGAATTTCCCAAATGGGACTTTCTTATTTGGTTTATCCGGGCGCACACCATACACGTTTTCATCATGCCATAGGATGTATGCATTTAATGCAAAAAGCTGTTCAAGTGCTTCGTTTTAAAGGTGTTGAAATTTCTGAAGATGAAGAAAAAGCATTATTGGCAGCTATTCTCCTACACGATATTGGTCATGGTCCCTTTTCCCATGCGATGGAACATAGTATCGTAAATGGAATTTCCCATGAGCACATTTCCTTGAAATTTATGGAAGCTTTAAATGCTGAGTTTAACGGAAGTTTAACGTTGGCTATTCAGATTTTTAAGGGCGATTACCACCGAAAATTTATGTATCAGCTTATTTCTGGTCAGCTAGACATGGATCGTGTTGATTATCTTAAAAGAGATAGTTTCTATACGGGTGTTTCAGAAGGGAACATCAATTCCGAAAGAATTATATCCATGTTGAATGTGGTAGACGATAGTTTGGTGGTAGAAGAGAAAGGCATTTATTCCGTAGAAAAATTTTTAGTTGCCAGACGATTAATGTATTGGCAGGTATTTCTCCATAAAACAAGTTTGGCTGCAGAGCAGCTGTTAATAAGAATTCTTCAACGCGCCAAGCAATTGCATCATGGTGGTAAGAAACTGCATGCGAGTACTGCCCTGCAGTTTTTTTTAGATAATGAAATAGGAAAGAATGATTTTACCGATGAAATATTGGAAATATTCTCCCGTTTAGATGATGTGGATATCTTATCTGCAATGAAAGAATGGCAATACAATGAAGATTTTGTGTTATCTAACTTGTGCAAAATTTTATTGAACAGGGATCTTTTAAAAATAAAAATCAAGAAGAAACCAATAAAAGAAAAGAAAATAACCGAACATATAAACGAATTTACTAATAAATATAAAGTAACCGAGGAAGATGCCAGATACTTTGTCTTTAGTGGTTTAATAGAGAATCAAGCTTATTATTTAGACAAACAAAATATTCATATTCTTATGAAATCTCGTAAGATTGTAGATGTTGCAAAAGCCTCCGATCAATTCAACCTAAAAGCACTATCTAAACCGGTTACAAAATATTACATGTGCTATCCTAAAAAATAA
- a CDS encoding response regulator, with product MNEIKILWVDDEIELLKPHILFLEQKNYAVKTCQSGTEAVEEVKQNVFDIVFLDENMPGLSGLETLNEIKAMKPTLPVVMITKSEEEDIMEEAIGAKIADYLIKPVNPNQILLSLKKNLDHSRLVSEKTTSNYQQEFRKIAMDLTMVNTYEEWVDLYKKLIFWELELENIEDTGMTEILESQKTEANSQFGKFIEKNYPSWFNGEEAPTMSHTLFKDLVVKEIDKKKPTLLVVIDNLRYDQWKAFEGTVTNYYKKEKEEAYFSILPTATQYARNAIFSGLMPSEMERLHPKLWKNDTDEGGKNLHEADFLKDQIRRLGLDITWEYHKVSNLKLGKQLAQNFRSQKENDLTVVVYNFVDMLSHSKTEMEVVKELASNDKAYRSLTQSWFKNSPLLDIIQQAQQLGFKLIITTDHGTINVKNPSKVIGDRDTSLNLRYKTGRSLSYSDKEVFGVKNPKEIHLPTINMSSSFIFAKNDMFFAYPNNYNHYVSYYKNTYQHGGVSLEEVIIPFAVLNPK from the coding sequence ATGAATGAGATAAAGATACTTTGGGTAGATGACGAAATTGAGCTTTTAAAACCGCATATTCTATTCTTGGAACAAAAAAATTATGCTGTAAAAACGTGTCAAAGTGGAACGGAAGCTGTTGAAGAGGTAAAACAAAACGTGTTCGATATCGTTTTTTTGGATGAAAATATGCCGGGATTATCTGGACTGGAAACACTTAACGAAATTAAGGCCATGAAACCCACACTTCCTGTAGTTATGATAACAAAAAGTGAGGAAGAAGATATTATGGAAGAAGCTATTGGCGCTAAAATTGCCGATTACCTCATAAAACCGGTTAATCCCAACCAAATTCTATTAAGTCTTAAAAAAAACTTAGACCACTCCAGGTTGGTTTCAGAAAAAACCACCTCCAATTACCAACAGGAATTTAGGAAAATTGCCATGGATCTTACTATGGTAAATACTTATGAAGAATGGGTAGATTTATACAAGAAATTAATCTTCTGGGAACTTGAGCTTGAGAACATTGAAGATACCGGGATGACCGAAATATTAGAATCCCAAAAAACTGAAGCGAACTCCCAGTTTGGAAAATTCATAGAGAAAAACTATCCCTCTTGGTTTAATGGTGAGGAGGCGCCTACCATGTCTCACACGCTATTTAAAGATTTAGTAGTAAAAGAAATAGACAAAAAGAAACCCACCCTTTTAGTAGTTATCGATAATTTAAGGTATGACCAATGGAAAGCCTTTGAAGGCACCGTTACCAATTACTACAAAAAAGAAAAGGAAGAGGCCTATTTCAGCATTTTGCCTACGGCTACGCAATACGCAAGAAATGCTATTTTCTCCGGTTTAATGCCTTCTGAAATGGAACGCTTACATCCAAAACTATGGAAGAACGATACCGATGAAGGTGGGAAGAATTTACATGAAGCAGATTTTCTTAAAGATCAAATTCGCAGACTGGGATTGGACATTACTTGGGAGTACCATAAAGTATCCAACTTAAAACTTGGTAAACAACTAGCACAAAACTTTAGATCGCAAAAAGAAAATGACCTTACTGTGGTAGTTTACAATTTTGTGGACATGCTTTCCCATTCTAAAACAGAAATGGAAGTTGTAAAAGAACTAGCTTCTAATGATAAGGCTTACCGTTCTTTAACCCAAAGTTGGTTTAAGAACTCACCGCTTTTAGATATCATTCAGCAAGCGCAACAATTGGGCTTTAAATTAATTATTACTACCGATCATGGTACCATTAATGTAAAGAATCCGTCTAAGGTAATAGGTGACCGGGATACAAGTTTAAACCTTAGGTATAAAACGGGCCGAAGTTTGTCTTATAGTGATAAAGAAGTATTTGGAGTTAAGAATCCGAAAGAAATTCATCTGCCCACTATAAACATGAGTAGTTCCTTTATTTTTGCCAAAAACGACATGTTCTTTGCTTACCCCAATAATTATAATCATTACGTAAGCTATTATAAAAACACGTATCAACACGGCGGAGTCTCCTTGGAAGAAGTAATAATACCCTTTGCTGTGCTCAATCCGAAATAG
- the tsaE gene encoding tRNA (adenosine(37)-N6)-threonylcarbamoyltransferase complex ATPase subunit type 1 TsaE: MVLKYKINEITKIAKELLQYSPYKIILFNGEMGVGKTTLIKELISQLGSKDRVSSPTFSLVNEYKIKDGIAYHFDFYRINDIEEVYQIGVDDYLYSNQWCFVEWPEKVQEILPKNATVVDIKKHLNDERTISVQ; this comes from the coding sequence ATGGTCTTAAAGTATAAAATTAATGAAATTACCAAGATAGCTAAGGAGCTACTTCAATATAGCCCTTATAAAATTATTCTATTCAATGGAGAAATGGGCGTTGGTAAAACTACCCTTATAAAAGAATTAATTTCTCAGTTAGGGAGTAAAGATCGGGTTTCTAGTCCGACTTTCTCTTTGGTGAATGAATATAAAATTAAAGACGGAATAGCATACCATTTTGACTTCTATCGAATAAACGATATTGAAGAAGTTTACCAAATAGGTGTAGACGATTATCTATACAGTAATCAGTGGTGCTTTGTGGAATGGCCTGAAAAAGTGCAAGAAATACTACCGAAAAACGCTACCGTTGTCGATATAAAAAAACATTTAAACGATGAAAGAACAATAAGCGTTCAATAA
- a CDS encoding alanine dehydrogenase: protein MNYPNTPFTKQELIPQEETLELLKQKGELFIGIPKEVSYQENRVCLTPDAVNALTAHGHRVIIESKAGIDANYTDNEYSEAGAEITSDTKKVFSCPIILKVEPPSFKELELINPQTILISALQIKTCSKKYFETLASKRITALAFEFIKDDDGNYPAVRALSEIAGTASVLIAAELMTNANSGNGLMFGNITGVPPVDVVIIGAGTVGEFAARAAIGLGASVKIFDNSITRLRGIQNNLGRMLYTSTLQPKNLLKALKRCDVLIGAVRGINRAPVVVTETMVENMKKGAVIIDVSIDMGGCIETSEVTTHDKPTFTKHGVIHYSVPNIPARYARTASVSLSNIFTPYLLKIGEDGGLEQSLRFDKGLRNGLYFYHGILTNKAIAEWFDLSYRDINLLIF, encoded by the coding sequence ATGAATTACCCTAACACACCTTTTACAAAACAAGAGCTTATTCCCCAAGAGGAAACGCTTGAATTGCTAAAACAAAAAGGGGAATTATTTATAGGGATCCCTAAAGAAGTTTCGTATCAAGAAAATAGGGTTTGTTTAACCCCAGACGCCGTGAATGCCCTTACAGCGCATGGCCATAGGGTAATAATTGAATCGAAAGCGGGTATTGATGCCAATTATACGGATAATGAGTATAGCGAAGCTGGTGCTGAAATTACTTCTGATACCAAAAAAGTGTTTTCTTGTCCGATTATTTTAAAAGTAGAGCCGCCTTCTTTTAAAGAATTGGAACTTATAAATCCGCAAACTATACTTATTTCTGCCCTTCAGATAAAGACGTGCAGCAAAAAGTACTTCGAAACCCTTGCCAGCAAACGTATTACCGCGTTAGCCTTCGAGTTTATTAAAGACGATGATGGAAATTACCCAGCCGTTCGTGCTTTGAGTGAAATTGCTGGAACCGCCTCTGTACTCATCGCCGCTGAACTTATGACCAACGCAAATAGCGGAAATGGTCTCATGTTCGGTAACATCACCGGGGTGCCACCTGTGGATGTTGTTATTATAGGTGCTGGAACCGTTGGCGAATTTGCCGCAAGAGCTGCTATAGGTTTGGGAGCAAGCGTAAAAATTTTCGATAATTCTATTACCAGACTTAGGGGTATACAGAATAATCTCGGTAGAATGCTCTACACCTCTACCCTGCAACCAAAAAACTTATTAAAAGCACTTAAACGCTGCGATGTTCTCATCGGTGCGGTTCGTGGAATAAACAGGGCTCCAGTTGTGGTTACGGAAACTATGGTGGAGAATATGAAAAAAGGCGCAGTAATTATCGATGTGAGCATCGACATGGGCGGATGTATTGAAACGAGTGAAGTGACTACCCACGATAAGCCAACTTTTACCAAACACGGTGTTATTCATTACTCTGTTCCAAATATCCCTGCTCGCTACGCACGAACAGCCTCTGTTTCCTTAAGCAATATTTTTACGCCCTATCTTTTAAAAATTGGAGAGGACGGCGGACTGGAACAGTCTTTGCGCTTTGATAAAGGCCTGCGAAACGGACTCTATTTCTACCACGGCATCTTAACAAACAAAGCAATTGCAGAGTGGTTCGACCTTTCTTACCGCGATATAAATCTATTGATATTTTAA
- a CDS encoding DUF4258 domain-containing protein, translating to MSLLKRVGFYLVGVSIGLIFLAYFFREKRAEFCYLPNCRTLKSIRTQEKIEFSPYIQQLLDNKTISKEQIDSILTYGEVNFSKSNVDRTQDLSEEKCSTYFINGEINKEPTELVVKNCRFKAEILEINKN from the coding sequence ATGTCTTTACTAAAACGTGTTGGTTTTTATTTAGTTGGTGTTTCTATTGGTTTAATTTTTCTCGCTTACTTTTTTAGGGAAAAAAGAGCAGAATTCTGCTATCTACCCAACTGTAGAACGCTAAAATCAATTCGTACACAGGAAAAAATTGAGTTTTCCCCTTACATTCAACAGCTTTTGGACAATAAAACAATTTCCAAGGAGCAAATAGATTCCATTCTAACTTATGGGGAAGTCAATTTTTCTAAAAGCAATGTTGACCGAACCCAAGATCTTTCCGAAGAAAAATGTAGTACCTACTTTATCAACGGTGAAATAAATAAGGAACCTACAGAACTTGTGGTAAAGAATTGCAGGTTTAAAGCTGAAATTCTAGAAATAAATAAAAATTAG
- a CDS encoding fibronectin type III domain-containing protein, protein MKNVAAKLGSLSLVFLFVLFSCDDDREALDQLLSDDEAPTRVTGLNASNIKPESLLLSWDEATDNIKVTKYEVFQDGVSIGLSGTSTSLEVANLTADTEYEFSVTAIDGEGNTSSMSEILTVSTAKEEDTEKPSQPTNLVSSNITDTSVDLSWTASTDNEEVVNYEVFQNNVSIGKTEGELSIAIEGLEAGITYQFYVIAEDLAGNTSEQSNTIEVTTDSGEDTEAPSAPGNLQASEITSSSFTLSWSASTDNEEVANYEIFQNNISIGTTSNLTFDITGLDATTTYEYTVQAVDASDNISEMSEVLEVTTTEDQATQSVLEIIIERDDLSTLQSTLESTGFDSGLEEDGPFTVFAPNNTAFTAYGDLPTGVALFRLIANHVTNGDLSAAELLATGTVESGTGNTLTITEDTNGDLIINGNARVVIKDVQATNGVVHIIDAIIPNE, encoded by the coding sequence ATGAAAAATGTAGCTGCCAAACTGGGCTCTTTGAGTCTAGTATTTCTTTTTGTATTATTTTCTTGTGATGATGATAGAGAAGCTTTAGATCAACTTTTAAGTGATGACGAAGCCCCCACAAGGGTAACCGGTTTAAATGCCAGTAATATTAAGCCCGAGAGTTTGTTATTATCATGGGATGAGGCTACAGATAACATTAAAGTAACCAAATATGAAGTTTTTCAAGATGGTGTTTCCATCGGTCTTTCTGGAACATCTACAAGCCTTGAAGTAGCAAACTTAACGGCGGATACAGAATATGAGTTTTCCGTAACGGCTATAGATGGCGAGGGAAATACTTCCTCCATGAGTGAAATATTAACCGTTTCCACCGCCAAAGAAGAAGATACCGAAAAACCTTCCCAACCCACCAATTTAGTGAGTTCAAATATTACTGATACATCCGTAGACCTTTCCTGGACCGCTTCAACGGATAACGAAGAGGTTGTTAATTATGAAGTTTTTCAAAATAACGTAAGTATTGGTAAAACTGAAGGGGAACTTTCTATAGCTATTGAAGGACTTGAAGCTGGTATCACTTATCAATTTTATGTAATAGCTGAAGATTTGGCTGGAAATACTTCAGAACAAAGTAATACCATAGAGGTAACAACTGATTCTGGTGAAGACACCGAAGCACCAAGTGCTCCAGGAAATCTTCAGGCTTCCGAAATAACTTCTAGTAGTTTTACATTAAGTTGGTCTGCTTCCACAGACAATGAAGAAGTTGCCAATTATGAGATCTTTCAAAACAATATAAGTATAGGGACGACTTCTAATTTAACTTTCGATATTACAGGTTTAGATGCCACTACGACCTATGAATATACAGTTCAGGCCGTGGATGCTTCAGATAATATTTCAGAGATGAGTGAAGTTTTAGAAGTTACCACCACAGAAGATCAGGCTACTCAATCTGTATTGGAAATTATTATAGAAAGAGACGATCTTTCGACCTTACAGTCTACATTGGAAAGCACAGGTTTTGATAGCGGTTTGGAAGAAGACGGTCCGTTTACAGTTTTTGCACCGAATAATACAGCATTTACCGCTTACGGTGATTTACCGACTGGCGTGGCATTATTTAGACTTATTGCCAATCATGTTACGAATGGCGATTTAAGTGCCGCAGAGCTTTTAGCGACCGGAACGGTTGAATCTGGAACTGGAAATACACTTACTATTACAGAGGACACCAATGGCGATCTAATTATAAATGGAAATGCAAGGGTAGTTATAAAAGATGTTCAAGCGACCAATGGAGTAGTACATATTATAGATGCCATAATTCCGAATGAATAA